From Solanum lycopersicum chromosome 4, SLM_r2.1:
TCAAGGACTCAACCAGGATTATTGATTTGAAATACCCTTGGGTTATTCCTTAACAAGTGCAGTCCCCAATCACTATATAATCCTCGTCTATCCTTAATTATGAATGATGAACTTCACTTGAACTTATATTGTAatctttttttatctttcataaaaCTCTGTACATCTTTGAGTGAACAATtctaaagtaaagaaaaagaaagatctgAGTGTAGGTTATGAAGGTAGATGTTGTGTCAGAGAAGAAGGTTTGATTTGCATATCAGACGGCTCTTAATCATAACATTCTGTAATATTCAAGTTCTCAACAATCTCTTAAGGAAACCCTTGTAACCCAAGGGGACTAGACCAGACACCACATCGGTGATTCGAACCAGTATAAAAACACTCTGTGTTATTTACTTACTGCAAGTTATTAATACTGTTTATCTGTTTTACTAACGTGCAAGTGAGTCAACTGACCAGAGTAGGAAGTCGACTTAAagaaattttatcattattgtttatgtgttttactAACATGCAAGTGAGTCGACTGACCAGAGCAGGAAGTCGACTTAAGGAAATTTTAATTTACCCCTCCCACCCTCTCTTGACTTTcaattggtattagagcatgcCTCACAGATTCAGTGTTTAACCACACGTGAGCAAGATCTAATGGCACGCTATCTAATTCTTGGCGCGTTACTTCAAGACGGATATCCCTCACACCGACCACCATACTTTAATGGACAACATTACTCTCACTGGAAAGACAGATTTATAATCTTTGTCTGTTCAAATGATTATCAAGCATGGATAGTAATCAAGAAGGGCCCGGATCAGTTCACTTGTAAATGAATATGAGTTGTTCAAAATGGCCAAAGATGAAAATGTTGAATCCATGTTCTCGAGATTCAGTTTAATTGTCTGCGAACTCAAATCTCTTGGAATGGTGTATTCAAATGCATTACAAGTCAGAAAACTCATTAGAAGTCTTCCCAAAGCTTGGGAAACTAAAGCTGTCATTCTTGAAGATGTAGATCTGCAGAAAATGACATACGATGAACTTTGACTACTCATTGAATCGACATTAGttaattaacgagcttcttaaattttaaCAAGATAAAATAACTAACTCAATTATAAACTAAGGACTCAAAATATAAGATACTTGTTTAGACAAAATTAATCTAATAAAGCgttaagtaaaattaaaatctttttgagaCAATTTTCGAATATTTTAtaagataaattaattatataaaaatatatattatttaaaaattattaaaatcgaCTAAAGCTActttaaaatgatttaagaaatattttaaattttataaagtcaattatttcaactcatttgaaatttaagaaactcggtaattaatatatattgtggaggtccaaaattgggtgtcaacaatcaTCACAATTGAATTTCCTAGAATCTAAATCATGTAATAGTAAGAGAATTTTAATGTGGTTTTCATCTTTCCATTTGTTTCCATTTCGTAGTTTCTGATTCAATAGTTGATATTCTTTTTGGGTTTTCACAGGTTAGATACAATATAACGTAGTTTCAGCTGACCGAGCACATGAACTTAGATAACAGGCTATGAACAACTCGAATTAGGTTTTAAAGGTTAGTTACGTAGTTGACTGTTATTTGACTACTTTGTAGTTTCTTGTTTGATTTTCTGTCACTATTTGACATTTATTGTACTTCGATTAttgtcttattttattatagttattgttatattttaagAAGATAGGAGTTCTCATATGCTTTTTGCTTTTTCCCGAATTACTTTTTCTTCGAATTTCACTTGTGGAATTATACTGACAATGTCATTATAGTAGTAGTAGCGGTGATCTATTTGGGCATTTACCTCAGGATTATATTCCTATTATGCTTGATAATTTCAATGCTAATGTGGATATGGATGGAAGAATTTTCAATTTGGAATTATCAATCCCTGCTGAtactttttctttcaactagATTCTGAGAACGTGGCTTGCACGTTTgtcccttattattattattaaatttttatatactaaAATGGTTAAGTAAAAGAtgcttaaattaaaaatagtagtttaactatttatcttttattcgctaaataataataaatataatatgaagaacataaatagatgatatatccagttatttttttgttatccttctctcattctcttttcttctcattttgaaTAGTGTAATTTCCTTCCTATGATAATATCAATCTTAGTAATTGGTTCGTAAAAagcatattaaaaatttaattctcaAAGTGTTTTTACATAAATAGTGGAGAATGACTCTTCACATTGagcttttaattttaaaaaattatgtgtatgaGAAATAATTAACATTCAATAATTTGGCAAGAATATCacattatcataaataaaataatatctctaaGTCAAAAGTAAACATTCTAGTTTGGTAAATAATTACTACTAACTATTTATGGGTCTAGCTCCAATCAATAATCTATAGATAGGAGTTTGACAATTTTCCAACTACAGTTAAAATTTTACATCAACAATAAATAGCTTATTATCACAGTAGATAGACGTTTgatgcataaaatttataaatgctAAAAGATTTCGTCAATGTAGTACATATGCAAACTTATGATAAAAACACTTGGTATATTACGAAACATACTTGAAGCAATTACCATGATTAAtatgtcaattatttttatcattattacaTATATACGTCTTCTTTTTAACCATAAAAAGTATTGTACACATGAtttatgaagagaaaagaataatactccttttttcataacattactctttgaataattaatataaattgagCAATATAAACTTTTCAAAATGACTTATTCTAGATATATGATCAATTTGAGGAATGAATGTTCCAACAAACATATAATAGACTAATAAGatcaataaattatacatataaacgaaaagtttaaataaaaatacaacctcaaaatcacatatatactaTATAGAGTATGATCCATTCTTTATCTCCAATTAGGTgggccattttatttttagttcatatatatatatgatttctcatttaGTCATTATTCTCACtactcataaataataatttcaaaaatatatttatactaaagtaGAACACTCTATCGAGAGCCAAATAAGCATGTCAAATAAACTGATTAATCTTTTgtaaatatgaatttcatcagTAATTAAGATACATAGTAGAACATGAATTGTATATTACTATTTTCTTCTTGTAGGATACAAaatattctaataaaaaaacaaaatcataagaaagtacatcaacatatatataaaggaaATACATAATACTTAGGACGGACAAAAAAGAGCggataaaaacaaaatataattactgCACATACAAAATGATTTGCAATGTTCATTTTTGCATGATAATCTCTCATCCTCTTCTTGTCATTTACATAAAGATCATGCTAGGTAATTTATAGAAGTAGCTATGATGACCTTTGAGTAGATAATTAATTTGCAATAAATTAGTTCAATGGTTTTAGTCCATATCAAATTTGTTTAATGgaaaaacttttcaaatattCCTAATTTTCACaatagagtaattaattattaatgtgaatTTGATTCATACACCAATCTAAAtgagttatttattaaatttttaattatagtttataatatttatttaattattttaatataaaggtaaaatggtaattcaactttgaattttgaatctttccacttataatataatatgatggATTCATTGCTCttataagatattttaaaattaaatagttaaattcGCAGGAAGATGAGATTGAACACACCCCTTTACAGAAGTATGTGACAGTCACCTGCTGGATCCACTTATtcatacacattttttttatatttcatctttGCTCCTTTACATTCATTTCATGTATCTATAACTACTACATCGACTATTACTTTTGGGCCAGTGCTAACACGAGCACCACGTATCTAGTATTTTCAATGAAATTGTTAGACTATTTTCACtaattgtttctttttattttcacatTCACTCATTATCACattcaaaaaaaacaaaatagtgCAGCTAAACACCTTTAAGTAGATCATAGAGTAAAATAGGTCAAAAACCACTCAGttgaaattaaaaacaataaacgACAACTAtattaaagaaacaaaaaagcaTCATATTAGTTTGCGGCTCAGAaaacaacaacatgatttctatgtttccagaaatgtgttgttgattttgttaAGCCTCTTTACTATATCCTTCATAGTTATTCTTGATTCTGGCGTTTCCTTTGTGCAATCTAAAGCCAACtcaatcatgaaagttatgCACATTTCACTTTTACAAGTGATTTGTTTTTTCTCGGAAAAGAGATTGGCATTCACAACTTCCATCATCCTCCCTGAAATTGATTGTGTGATCCATTTCCTCAAGTCAAGATTTTCATTGCATATCTCTTCATCTGTTGGCCTTCTTTTGATCAAGACTTCCATCAATATGATACCGTAGCTATAAACATCTCCACTAGCAGACACTATTCCCTCTGAGCCATATTCTTAGAAAAGGATTGAACAAAAGTTACTCAATTGAAATACAACAATAATTCTCCTTTTACCTCTACAACTTGGAGAGGCTTTATTAAGataagaaaaaatcaaagaGAGTAGATTTTTCATACCTGGTGCAATGTATCCAAGAGTGCCCAATGTCTCTGTATGTGCCACGGATTTGCTCACAGCTAAAATCTTAGAGATTCCAAAATCACCAACATGAGCCACCATATCTTCATCCAAAAGAATGTTGGCTGGCTTTAAATCGCAATGAACTATTGGAGTTACATGACCATGATGTAGATATTCAACTGCCATAGCTGCATCAAGCATTACAGCGACTCTTTGATGAAGGTTCAAGTGCCGATCTTCATTGTACAACCAATTCTCAAGACTTCCATTGGGCATAAAATGCAGAACAAAGGCTCTTATATAGTTACTAGAACATAAAGTAATCACCGGAACAAGATTTCGGTGTCTAACATTTCTCATCACTTGGCATTTGGTATCAAACCTCTTGCATACTTGATCATTTTCCAAATCCAGAACCTTAATAGCCACTGCAGTTCCACCAAACAATGTGCCTTTGTACACAGAGCCAGAGCTTCCCTCACCAATTAAATtggattcatcaaaattatttgtTGCTCGTTGAATCTCCTGATAAGAAACTAATTGATGAGTCCGGATCTCCGGTATATTCTCCACATCTATGGACTTCCCTTTCTTCCGTCGTTTCATCATCCAAATTGAAACCAACAAGAATATCAGAAAGGATGCAATAATCACTGGAATAACAATTTTTAGCAGAACCTCCGTAAGCTATTGTTTGCCAGAGCTACAGAAAGTAGAGACGATATATTAAACAGTGTTGGAGGAATGGGACCTGTTAATTGATTATCTCTCAAGGATAAAAATGCAAGCTGGCTCAGATTACCGACCTCCGTTGGAATGTTGCCGCTGACTCTATTCCCAGACAAACTGAAGTTCATCATTTTTGTGGCATTTCCAACAGAAGGGGGGATTATACCGGTGAGGCTATTTTTCCTGAGATTTAAGACTCTGAGTTGGGGTACATACCATGGCCCTCTCCACATTTCACCCAATGAAATTACTTCAACTCTACGGTTTTGAAATAGACTTGTTGGTATACTTCCGTTGAGCTGATTGTTTTTAACATCAATCACTCGCAAGCGAGGCAGGTGACCAAGTCCATAAGGGATGCCACCGTGGAAGCTGTTATTCTGGAGATTGAGAACACTGAGGAAGGACAAATTGGCCAAAGACGGGGAAATTGTGCCTTGAAGTTGCAAATTAGGAAGATCCAAGGCAACAACCCTTTGTCTTTTTGGAGTGCAAGTGACACCAAACCAAGAGCAAAAAGAAGGACTTTTGGTCCAATTATTGGCCAAAAAATGATTAGGAGTTGTAATGAGATTATGGAAAGCTAGTAGAGCTCTTTGGTCAGTCTCATTTGAGGAAGAAAGCGATAcagaaaattgaattagaaatagAAGAATCAATAATAACAGAATGTTATTCTTCATGATTGATCCAAAGCTTGATTTGTTTTTCAAATGTATATAGCAACACTTAAGTTGTTGAGTTGACCGAACAATTCGTATTTTCCTAAGTCTTTCTCAAGTGTTCACTACAAAGGGCAAACGTATCACATCAAtcatgaatgaaaatatttagtcctaaatatgttattatatttgtatggctatattatttgttttctcATTATAGATAAAAGAGATAAGTCATAAGTATTCCCCTAGATTATAATCGAAATTCCAAAGTTAACTAAATTAAGATtctattattcataaatttattttttttgtaattttgtgcaccttttatcttacgtggcacactccatcactccacgcaattgaggcgCGTGGAATATGTTTGGATGACACATAAGacaaaaaggtgcacaaaattatatataaaaaaatggtaTGGGCCAACTCTATTCTATTATTTCTGTTACTCCGTGTGCGTTGCCTAAGGAATAAAAAGTAGGGTGACGCGTACATGATTTTATTCCTATCTTGCAATAAAGGTAGAGAGACAGTTTCAAAACATTTAGCTCAAGTAAGATATATCTAAAtcggaaaaaaattaaaatacagaattgagaaaccatataaaaaataatttgttgatgatcattaatattatcaatCTATTACTTTTCTACTATTGAGAAAATTTCATTATCACATTACGATAAAACATTCCTTAGTGGAGACACAACTCtatattattcaattatatCATACCACTTTATGTGTTGACTTGACAGAACAATTGGTATTTGCCCAAGTCTTCACggcatcaacaacaacaaacatatGGAATGACTCCTTGATCTgcctttatttcctttttccaaaagtattttatatcTAGCCTTAGTGCTTTTGATTATCTCATCTCACATTGGCCAACTTTATAAAGGCAAAAACATATGGATCGTATATTGTATGGTCAATGGGAGTCTCCACGGTTTAAGATAATAGTGGACATGAAcctataactttaaaatatactcaactttgtcatttagagctgatatacccctcgttataaaagtgactcatatatacccctacttgtaaacaaatgactcacatatacccctcaTTAATTTGAGGTTGAAGTTTCTTGCACATATCATTACAAAAGACATTTTCCAAGTAGGATCGATCACTAATGCTAATTTTCTAGTCTTCATTAGAAGAAGTCGAACTCGATAGTGAAAAATAGCAAATTCactcaacttaattaatttacaCAAAACGTATTATTAAATTTGCTCTAAAAGGATAATATCTCAAGATAATTAATCACAGAAATTAGATTTCATAATTAAAActgaaaagatttaaaaaaaataaaataaaaattaacgtGTAGAGggaaataaaaacatattatatgaaagaaaaaaagatagtgttatatgattcatttttgaaattattataataattgacCGTTACCCAAAGAGCTCTTTTCATACAAaactctcttctcttttcttcacAAACACAGACAGAGGCTCTTTTCATGGCTGAATTTCTCTCTTCTGCACCATAACGCCATCAGAATGGTGATTTTTCCAATTCCCCTCTCAATGAATTTCCTGATTCCCCATtcaattttacttcttttttggataaaaaataatcaactgTTTGTGTGTGTATGCAGCAGACAGTAATCGCGAAGATGAAGGTGGTGAGGAGTGAAATTGCTGCGAAACAAGTGGTTGTGATCGAGGAAAATGAGGAGATACATTGGTATGCTTCTTGAATTTCGTCCGGAGGACACAGGTACTTTTTCCTCTGACTTAGGGTTTGGGGATTTAGTTCATTGATGGGTTCTTTGTATAATTTACATGAAATCAACTGGTAAGAATTGGGAATTAGCTGTATCAGTTTATGGATCATATAACTTGCAATTGCTAGAGGGTGTTTACCACCGATATGGCTGATAGAAAAGTTTGTTGTGAAGATAATTTTCTATCTTGATCTCTTAATTAGGGAGTGAAATTTTTGTAGGGAATCAAAAACTTGAACAGTAGCTGCAAGTATAGGTTTCGGTTGACAGtgatttaaaaagaatttcGGACAAGTGATTAATGTAAGCTTAGATAAGAAGATATGAAGCCAAGAATCATAATAGAGAGTTAGTAGATATTCTCacataaaaaatgcaatttaatttttcaatctgTTTGTTACATTATCTGATTTTTATGTCATAATGGTTTCTTGAAACCCTGCTTTGAAGACCTCCAAAACAATCCATGTGCAGTAGAATAAGGTTTGTGTTTCCCAGATCCCAATTGTGAAGTTAcgtatgttattgttgtaacatAAGAGATGAAGTGCCACAGTCAAACCTTAATTTATAGCATGGTTTGGCTAGAATGTATTGATTGAATGAGTGATATATAAGCAGACACACAACTAAAAGGTCTTCCAAGAACTTGTTTCGGAATATGAACAACCAAATACAAGATGTCCGAACAAAAGAAGAGCAGTGAAAGTAGATATTCTACCATCAGTAAGTACGATTTCATTCCGAATACAGTAGTTACAAAATCCAGCAGCCTCAAGCAGCTCAAATTATGTCGCTACAAGCAGAACTTCTTTTGGGAGTAATTTCCAGTAAAAACAGAAATTCCTAACTAACTTAAATCAATCTAGACATGCATCTGTACAACATATTTAGACAAGTATGGTTTGGCTAGATTTTCAGGTAAAGTTGATATTTTGGGGTTTGTTTAGGTCTCTTTTGCTCTTTAGTGTATGCaaacaagaattaaaaaaagaaatctgGCCTTGCATGTTGAGTCAATCATTTAGCTTGAAATAGAGAATTTTGTTTTACTTCAAGATTGCAGTTTCTCACTGCCACAGCATGGGTGTTTACCACCGAGATCGCTGAATGGAAAATCTCTTGTATCTTAATGTTTTAACTATTGTTCCTTGTTCCCCAGTCTGAAAATTTGTGCATATAACCTCTGACTTAGGGTTGTGGGGGCTTTGTTGATTGATCAATTTGATTGAATAAATTGTGAACTCTctcttgttattactatttggAATTTTGCTTTACTTCAAAATTTCCtccccaaaaaaatttcaacaactCATTGATGCAATTGCTGATTGGCCTGCAATCCACCCAAaacctttttatcatttatacTTTAGATTGCTATCTGAGAGTACTACTTTTCCCATTCCTGATGTCCGCATTAATAGCATCAGATTATTTTTATCTGCAGAGCTTGAATCTGAAAGAGGCAGAGGGGTGGTTAGCTTTGTTTTTATTCATTGATCCCTTACCCAACACAATCAGCAaagatttttgatgatttttttgagTTTGATTGCTCAACATAGATTACAATCCTTCCAATTTTCCAGATCATTTTAAATGTGAGAAATTCCTTAGGGAAGTCTTATGCTCGTTCCTTGATTTCTGTTCCTTtttctaatcttctttttcttaattaatttgtgAAGCTACTACTCAAATCCAAATGCAAAGGATCTTCAAGATTAATGGGATAAAACAAGACCTTGGTTCATTGTGAAAGGTTTGACTGCCCAACTCAGTTTTTGTTCTTGTCTTCTTTTTGTTACGAATCTGTCGTGATCATTAACAATTTCAGCCTCGCACAGGGCCGGCAAGAACTCGAGGCAGGTGGCAAGAAGTAGGTTTGGTGGGGGACGGGCGGCGGGAGTGGGGGTAGGGGGAATGGGAGTGGGCGGGATGTGGGGTCAGGGTGGGGCGAGGACAGGGTCGGGGTCGGGGTCTAGAGGCACCATGCGTTCCTTCAGGGTCGGGGGTGGGGCCGAGGAACTGTATGTGCCTCAGGGTTGGGGGGCAGGGGACGGAACCGAGGCACATGCGTGCCTCAGGGTCATGGGTAGGGCGAACCCGAGGCTGTCTTGGGATCGGGGTGTGGGCGGGGGAGGACCCAGGGTCGTGGGGGGCAGGGGGCGGCCCCGAGAAACGCGCGTGCCTCAGGGTCGTGGGGGGTCGGGGTGGGGGGCGGCCTCAAGGCACACGCATGCCTCAGGGTCGTGAGGGGCGGCCCCGGGGCACGCGCATGCCTCAGGGTCGTGGGGAGTGGGGGGGCGGCCAGGGCATTGGCGTGCCTCAGGGGCGGGGGGCGGCCCCGGGGAATTGATGTGCATCGGGGTTGTAGGTGGCGGGGAGCGGCCCCGTGGCACGCGCGTGCGTCGGGGTCGTGGGGG
This genomic window contains:
- the LOC101257064 gene encoding receptor kinase-like protein Xa21 translates to MKNNILLLLILLFLIQFSVSLSSSNETDQRALLAFHNLITTPNHFLANNWTKSPSFCSWFGVTCTPKRQRVVALDLPNLQLQGTISPSLANLSFLSVLNLQNNSFHGGIPYGLGHLPRLRVIDVKNNQLNGSIPTSLFQNRRVEVISLGEMWRGPWYVPQLRVLNLRKNSLTGIIPPSVGNATKMMNFSLSGNRVSGNIPTEVGNLSQLAFLSLRDNQLTVIIASFLIFLLVSIWMMKRRKKGKSIDVENIPEIRTHQLVSYQEIQRATNNFDESNLIGEGSSGSVYKGTLFGGTAVAIKVLDLENDQVCKRFDTKCQVMRNVRHRNLVPVITLCSSNYIRAFVLHFMPNGSLENWLYNEDRHLNLHQRVAVMLDAAMAVEYLHHGHVTPIVHCDLKPANILLDEDMVAHVGDFGISKILAVSKSVAHTETLGTLGYIAPEYGSEGIVSASGDVYSYGIILMEVLIKRRPTDEEICNENLDLRKWITQSISGRMMEVVNANLFSEKKQITCKSEMCITFMIELALDCTKETPESRITMKDIVKRLNKINNTFLET